Below is a window of Staphylococcus succinus DNA.
ACGCGACGTATCATCAAAGAAAATATAGAAACTGTGATTCAACATGGTGCGGTTGATACCGTGATACCAGCTACAGATACCATTATTACTTCGGATGATGGGGAATCCATTCAATCTATCCCTGTAAGAAGTGAAATGTATCAAGGGCAAACCCCTCAATCATTTAATATTCAATTGTTAAAACATACTTACAATGAGTTATCAAATGAGAATAAGAAAATATTGACGGATGCTTGTAAGATACTGGTAGTGGCAGGTAAACCTGTGAAAATTGTCATGGGAGAATTATACAATATTAAAATTACGACCCCTTATGATCTTAAAGTTGCTAACTCAATCATAAAAGGTGGGATGTCGCGTGATTAATCAAGTATATCAACTTGTATCGCCCAGACAATTTGAAGTAACGTACAATAACGAAGATATAAAAAGTGATAAAGTCATTGTACGCCCTTTGTATTTATCTATTTGTGCAGCGGACCAAAGGTATTATACAGGAAGTAGAAATCATAAAGTTTTAGAACAAAAGCTACCTATGTCATTAATTCATGAGGGTGTAGGAGAAGTAGTTTATGACAATAAAGGGATATATCATCCAGGTACAAGAGTACTTATGGTTCCAAATACACCCGTAGAAGAAGATGAAGTGATTGCTGAGAACTATTTAGCAAGTAGCAAATTTAGGTCTAGCGGTTATGATGGATTTATGCAAGATTATGTTTTTATGAATCATGATAGAGTAGTTGAAATAGATGAGGGTATAGAAGATTTAAGTACGATTGCCTATTCTGAATTAGTAACAGTGAGTTGGCATGCAATACAACGCTTTGAACGTAAATCTATTGCTTATAAGAATAGTTTTGCAGTTTGGGGAGATGGGAATTTAGGATATATAACTGCTATCTTACTTCACACAGTTTATCCAAACGCTAAAATTTACGTATTTGGTAAAACAGATTATAAACTAAGTCATTTTTCATTTGTAGAAAAGGTCTTTCATATACATGATGTACCTGAAGGTGTAACGTTTGATCATGGTTTTGAATGTGTAGGTGGAAAAGGTAGTCAATCAGCCATTAACCAGATCATCGATTTGATTTCTCCAGAAGGGACGATTAGCTTATTAGGCGTAAATGAATATCCTGTAGAAGTAAATACGCGTTTAGTATTAGAAAAAGGATTAACGCTATTTGGTAGTAGTAGAAGTGGTGTGCAAGACTTTAAAGATATTGCTAATTTATATAAAAATCATCCTGATGTTGTTGAAAAGTTAGCCTTATTAAAAGGAAATGAGTTTGAAGTTAAGAACATTAATGATGCTGTGAAAGCTTTTGAAGAAGATTTATCAACATCATGGGGAAAAACGGTAATTAAATGGATTATGTAATTAGCACATATACTTTCTCGATTCAGCAATCATACTCATTCGCTTGAATCTACACAATTAAGATGAAAGATAAACTTCATAACGCAATTAGAGAGGATTTGTTAAATTGGGTAAATCTAAAATAATAATTGATAATATCTACTGGGAACGTATTCAATTATTTATTGAAGGTCATGTAGATGACATCATAATGAATAAGCACAATTTTATATTACGAAATTTAACTGAGACAAAGGAGCTACTTGCCAATAATGTACAGATAAATGGTAATAAATTTAAAGCACGCTTTAATGTAGCAATTCTTGATAATGGAAACTACCTTCCATCAGGAGAATATTTGTTAATTTATAAAGGTGACTACGATTACATTGGAAATATTAATGAACGATTATTAGATGCAAATGAATATGAGTTAACAGAGGAACAATTAGAAGCATATGAAAACCAGGAAACAGAAAATGGTAAAAACAATTATCTATTAAATTGCTATAAGTGGACATTCAAAAAAGGTGGCAACTCAAAGACAACAGAATATACCGTTAGACCAATGATTTCGAGTGAAGTAAATGAATTTGTATTAAATATTAATTTTAAAGTGCCTGTACCTAAAATGAATCCAGTCAAAGAAAAGATGAAAGAGTTAAAATTAAAATATAATCAATATTCTTTTAATGTACGAAATACAATGTTTAAATTCATTTTTAATACAACAAAATTTTTCCATTTGAAAAAAGGGAATACGGTCTTGTTTACTTCTGATTCAAGAGCCGATATATCTGGGAATTTTGAGTATGTATATAATGAAATGTTAAGACAAAATTTAGACGAAAAATACAAAATTCATTGTTTATTTAAATCTAATATTTCTGCGAGAAGAAACTTTATTGATAAATTTAAATTCCCATATTTACTAGGTAAAGCTGATTATATATTTGTAGATGATTTTCACCCATTACTTTATACTGTGAATTTTAGGAAAAGCCAAGAAATCATTCAAGTTTGGCATGCTGTAGGTGCATTTAAAACTGTTGGATACAGCCGTGCAGGTAAAAAGGGCGGTCCATTTTTCAACTCTGTTAATCATAGAAATTACACAAAAGCCTTTGTGTCATCAGAAACAGATATTCCATTTTATGGGGAGGCTTTTGGGATAAAAGAACAAAATATTATTCCAACTGGTGTACCTAGAACAGATACGTTATTTGACAAAAACTATGAGCAACAAATAGTTGCAGAAATGGAAGAAGTATTACCTATTATTAAAGGAAAAAAAGTAGTGCTTTTTGCGCCTACATTTAGAGGTAATGGTCATCATACTGCACACTATCCATTTTTTAAAATTGATTTTGCAAGATTTGCGCGTTATTGTCGTGAAAATAATGCAGTCGTATTATTTAAAATGCATCCATTTGTTAAAAATAGATTAAGAATTCCTAGAGAATATGAACAATACTTTGTAGATGTATCAGATATGAGAGAAGTAAACGATATCTTGTTTATTACAGACATTTTAATCAGTGATTATTCTTCCTTGGTATACGAATTTGCAGTTTTCAAACGCCCTATGCTATTTTATGCGTTTGATTTAGAAGACTACATTACTTCTCGGGACTTTTATGAACCATATGAGACTTTCGTTCCAGGAAAGATTGTTCAATCATTCGATAATTTAATTACGTCATTAGACAACGAAGATTATGAACTAGAGAAAGTAGAGCCCTTCTTAGATAAACACTTTAAATATCAAGATGGACGCTCTAGTGAACGTTTGGTAAGACATTTATTCGGAAGTTAAGAATATCTATAAGCTAAATATAAGGTTAAATTTTGTGAGTGAAGTGCAAAGGAAAATATAAACTCTAAGTATATGAAGATTGAACAGCACTATTGTTAAGAAATCCATAAAGTAGGATTGTTAACTAACAAGCGACTGATTTTTTAATATCTTTATTGAGCGCAGTATACGACTTTGTAATGGCACTCACTTTTTTACGAGGTGAGGTTAGTAATGAAATTTTCAATTATAGTACCGAGTTATAATTCAGAGGCATATATCAAAGAGCTTATGCAAAGCCTTCAACAACAAACGTTTAATAAAAAAGATTTTGAAGTGATACTTGTTGATGATTGCTCTACAGATGACACACTAAAAATCGTAGAACCTTTTAAGAACACATTGAATTTGGTTGTAAAGCAGCTTGAATTTAATTCAGGTGGACCAGGTAAACCAAGAAATACAGCGTTAGAAATTGCACAAGGGGAGTATGTATTCTTTGTAGATTCTGACGATTACATTAACCCAGATACTTTAAAAGATGTCGCAGGTTTTGTGGACAATAATAATGCTGATGTAGTCTTAGTGAAAATGCAAGGCGTCAATGGTCGTGGAGTGCCAAAATCAATGTTCCAAAGAACCAGTGATTCTGTGACACTTTCCAATTCTAGAATTATGTACACATTGAGTCCTACAAAGTTTTATAGAACCTCACTTCTAAAAAAGCATGGTATTGTATTCCCAGAAGATTTGAAAAGTGCGGAAGACCAATTATTTACTATGAAAGCATATATAAATGCTCAAAAAATAGCAGTACTCTGTGATAAACCATATTATTATGCAACAAAACGTGAAGGGGAACATATGAGTTCAGCTTATGTCTCACCTAAAGATTTTTATCAAGTCATGTCATTGATTACTGAAGAAATCATAAATAGTACGTTAGATAATAAAGATGAAGTATTAGCATATTTCATAGACAGACATTTTTCTTTCTCAAGAACAAACAACTTTTCGTTAAAAATAGCAGATGATAAAAAACAAGAGTGGATGGATGCCTTAGGTGATTTTATCCTAAAAGTACCTTCACGCGTGGATGCATTATTAAAAGATGGGTTAAAACCATTATTATATTATGCACGTAAGAAGGATATGAACCATTATCAAATTGTCGAAGAAAGCTATAAGAATGGTGGATTTTATAACTTTAATGCATACCAAGAAGGATTAGAAATTCAATTCGATAAAGATGAGCCATTTTTTAAATTTCAACAACTTACTAAACCTGATTTAATGCTTACACAATTTAATTTTAATGATAAAGGTTTTAATTTAGAAGTAGAGTTTTTAAAATCCATTATTAATCCTAACCAGGTAGCTACTATGATTCAATTAAAACTTGTTTCGCGAAATAAGAAAGAAATGATTTATATACCTTTAGCAGTTAATGATCAAACACGCTTTAAATTTGGGGTGACTATGGACGAGATTATGCCATATTTAATTAAAGAAAAAGTGTGGGATATATTTTTAGAAATGCGTATTGATAATATGACGATTGAAAAGCGTATTGGTAATAAACGTAAAGCATATCCTTATGAGGCGGAGACAAGCACAATCACGAAAAATGGGAACCACTACTATCGCTTTACACCTTATTTTACAAAAGACTATGATAATTTATCGTTTTATGTAACACAAAATAGGTTGAACGATATGATAGAAGTGAAGGCTGTGGATAAAAATACGATGCAGTTACGAAGTTTAGAATTTAATTATTTAATATCTGAAGGTATGACAGCACTTATGTTAGGAAGTGATTTTACATATGGCTATCTAACTACAGCTACAGATGAAAAATGGATGATATATAAATTGACGCTTTTAAATAAGATAAAAACAAGTGAATTAAAAAAAGACTTTCGTATTGAAACACCGCACTTAGTTTTAAAATATTAATTGTATATAATGGAAAGTGGTCTAATGATATATTAGATCACTTTCTTTAATATACAGCGCGCTGTTATTGATAATCGTTTTCAATTATAGTATCGTGGGAATATGTAGAGTACGATCGTTAATTACATATTTGTAACAGTGTTTGATATTGAAGAAGCAAATGTTGATTGATGTTAAAAGGAGTTATCGATGAAGAATAATAAGATTGATGTTAAAGACTTAATAAATATTGGATTGTTTACGGCTGTCTATTTCATTTTTATAGCACCACCAGGTATTTTAGGCATTATCCCTATTTTTATGGTGTTACTTCCAGCAATGATAGGTTTAATTGGTGCTATTCCTATAATGTTACTACTCAGTAAAACTCAAAAATTTGGAGCGCTGACCATATGTGGAATAGTGGTTAGTTTAATATTAGCAATCATGGGACATCCATGGATAGCATTGATCCTCAGTGTCCCAATAATAATTATTGCAGATGTTATCATGTCTGTTGGACGCTATAAAAGTTGGAAATATAATATTGTAGGTTATATCGTATTTTCATTTTGGTCTGTTGGTAATTTATTGCCATTCTACTTTATGAGAACTTCATATTTATCATTTATTCGAGAAAAATATGGTGCAAATTATGAGGCGACAGTAGCAGGATTATTTTCATTTGGAATGATTCCTGTAATCATTATTACAACAATTGTTGGGGCATGGTTAGGCGCATATATTGCAAAAGGTGTATTGAAAAAGCATTTTAAGCGTGCAGGTATGATTTAATATGTATAATCATATAATAAAGCAAGATAAATTATATAATCTGGACCCAAGAATAAAGTTAGCACTTATGATCATTGTATCGCTTATCTCATTGACCGGTAGTGTAACTGGTAATCAAGTTATAGTGAGATTATTAATTATGTTGATACCAGTCGTATTAATAGTGATGATAGGTAAATATGTAAAAGGTATATCAGCACTTGTACTCATTACTTGTGCTTGGTATGGAGAAGCCTTCATTACAGTTGGTCAGAGTCAATTTGCAACACTAGCAATATTTATTCCTTCAGGTATTGTTACGCGCTTTTTACCGGCACTTGTTATGGGGTATTATATTTTCAAGACTACACAAGTAGAAGTGCTCATCGTTGGGTTGGAAAGTTTGAAGTTACCTAGACAGATTACGATACCTATATCAGTGATGTTTAGATTCATACCGACAATTAAGGTGGAATCAGCTTTAATTAGAGATGCTATGAAAATGAGAGGCATCTCATTGCGATTTGCTTTAAAAAAACCAATTCAATACATAGAATATCGTATTGTACCGATGTTAAGTAGTGTTGTGAAAATAGGCAATGAATTGACTGTTGCTGCAATGACGCGTGGCTTGAATTTAACGCATAGAAGAACAGCTATCATAAAATTAAAGTTAAGTTGGTTGGATTGGTTGTTTTTAGGTATAGGATTATTATTATACATTGCTTATTATCTATTGTGAGGTTAAAAAATGATTGAAATAAAAGGATTATCGTTTAATTATGAAAATGAACAAAAGGCACTGAACGATATAAATCTTACTGTAAATAAAGGGGAAGTGATTTGTTTAACCGGCGCTTCAGGTTGTGGTAAAACGACATTAACGCGCATATTAAACGGAGCAATACCTCATTTTTTTAAGGGGCATATTGAAGGTGAAATAATAATCAATAATAAAGATATGAAAGACCAATCTATCTATGATGTTTCTAAAGAAAGTGGGTCCGTATTTCAGAATCCTAGATCTCAATTTTTTTGCTTGAACACAACAAGTGAACTTGCCTTTGAACCTGAAAATTATGGCGTTAACCCTACGCAAATAAAATCAGATATTGGATATAGCGCATATCAATTTAACCTCGAACATTTACTAGATAGAGGTATTTTTAGCCTTTCAGGAGGAGAAAAGCAACTTATTGCATGCACGGCAATTCAAGTTTCTGGACATGCATTGATTATACTTGATGAACCCTCATCTAACTTAGATTTTAAGATGATTACTAGATTAAAAAGCATGATTGAACTTTGGAAAAGCACAGGAAAGACTATAGTAATTGCGGAGCATCGCTTACACTATTTAATAGATGTAGTAGATCGTTTTATCGTTATGGAGCAAGGAACTATAAAAAAAAGATATGATAATTACACTTTTAATACATTATCACTTGAGACGTTGACTTCATTAGGTTTGAGGCACACGCATCTCACTCATATGAAACCCAAACGAGTTAAAAGTAAAAGTACCACGTATTTAAACTTACATAACTTTTATTTCAGATACAAAGCTAAACAACCACTTGCATTGAATATCGATAAGCTAAAGTTACCTAAAGGAGAAGTGACAGCTTTAATTGGTTACAATGGTTCTGGAAAATCTACGTTTGCACGTTGCTTAACAGGTCTTGAACGTAAATTTAAAGGTAAAGTAAATAATGAAAAGAGTGTATTAACTCGAAACCAGAGATTAAATCATGTATATATGGTTTTTCAAGATGTTAATAATCAGCTATTTGCAGAAAATGTGGAAGAAGAACTGAGATTAAGTAATGATCAATTGAGTGATGAAGCAATTAAATCGTGTTTAACAAGATATGGGATAGCTAGTCATATTGAGCGGCATCCATTAGCACTTTCAGGTGGTGAAAAACAACGTTTAGCCATTGCTAGCGCTGTGGAAACCCAAAGAGACGTTTTAATATTTGATGAACCATCAAGTGGTCTAGATGGTAAAAGAATGAGAGAAATGAGCGAAATTATTAATGATTTGGCCCAGCAAGGGCATACAATAATAGTAATAACTCATGATTATGAGTTATTACTATCATGTGCAGATGAAGTATTACAATTGGAAGCAGGTTCTGTCGTATCACAGTATAGATTAGATGAATATAACTTAGAAAAATTGCAAACGTTCTTTGAAATAGAGAAGCCCTCAGATGAATAATATCTGGGGCTTTTTGTGGTTAATTTGGTGGAATAACTACATATTGTATAGATGAATTAGAAAGGGCATATGTAATAGCTTGATTATGATTATGTAAGCTTAATTTAGCTAATGGATGATTTGCCTTATTAATTTGTGTTAACAATGAAGGCTCAATAGAATTTAAATTTAAATCAGCTGAAATCATATTCGTTATAATGCCATGGTTTTGATTCAGCAGGCGCGTGAATATTGGGAAATCTTTAGAATAATGGTGATAAATGTTAACAATTATAGATGATTGACTAGGGTTCCTGATGAGATTAGTAAATAAAAATAAATGATAGTGATTATTTATTTTACTTACCATACCACAGGAATGCAACATGATATGTTGATTGATAAATGGTTGTAATAAATTGTAAATATGCACAATTGGCATTGTACTTTGATGACTTCCAATAAGCATGAGTCTATTCTTATCATTTGAGTAGTAAGGATAACCCAGACCACCAATTTTTTGATTTAAATCAATTAGTAAATGGAGTAAAAGTATGTGACTTTCGCAATTAAGATTATTAAAGTAGCGTCTCAATGCGTGATGTGTAATATTATTGAAAATTAATTTGTGTGAATAGGCGTTAGTCATGCGATTAATAAAGAGTAAGATTGATTCTCTTAAATTGTATTCGTTGTTATTTTGTTTTGATTTTTGCTTTAATTGTGTTCCTAGTTCAATAAAATCAAGATTAATATAATAATAATCAACATCGAAAGCAGTGATAGTTGTAATCATGTCACTTAAAGTTAATTTAGTGAGGATGATATCGTCTACACAAATGCCTAATTTTAAATTAGAATATTTTTTTTGTAGACGTTTAACTAAGTGATTCGTCTTATTGATACTATGAGATGTAAGCTCAAATAGTAGGGAGATACTATTTAAACATTGTATGTAAGATAGTGATGTATTAAATGCTTGTAATATATAATAGTTGAACGATTGGAATGAAGAGATATTAGTGATTTTAAATGTTAAGTGGCAATGTTTCCGTGTCAGAAATTCAATTGCATTAAATAGTTTTTGCATTGCTAGATTATTTATAAAATCAAAGTTTATGTTTTTAATTAGTAATATTACTTTTGAAAATTGTGAATAGATTATACTTTCTATATTATTTCTCTTGAAATTTAATAAATCGTACATGTTTTCTAACTCAATTACGATATAAGGATCTTTAAAATAATGGTTATATTTAATGTGAGTTAAATCTATATCGTTAACAGCTTCATTATTAGAAGTAGTATGTTTATAAAATTCAGAGATATGTTTGGACAAAACTATATGATCAGTTACAGGCCGATAAGGGATATCAAACTCTCCACATCTAAAGAGGTAGATATATCGCTTAGGTGGCATATTAACATAATATTTAAAATGCTTTGTATATGTACTTACATTTTTAAAACTATATTTAGCGGCAATATCATAAATATTTTTATTGTCTTGTGCCAAGTCATACAAAGACAAAGCTATTTTTAAGGAAGTAGTATAATATTTGAAATTAATATTCAATACTTTTGTAAATAGAATAGAAATATAAGATTGAGATATATAAAACGCCTTAGAAATTTGTTGGGTCGTGAGTGTTCCAAATATATTTTTATGTATATATTGAATGATTTTATTTAATAAAGGATGTTTTGTATGTAGTTGAGGTAAATATATATTCTGCAAAGGCACTTTGGCTTCTTTTATTAAATAATCTATTATTTTAGAAATATAGGAAGTGAGATGCGCTTCTTTAGAAAAATCTTTGTGTAATTCTTGCAAAATCATATTTTTAAATTGATCTATATGCTTAATACGGTTAAAGTCAAAATAAGCATTGACTAGGTAAGCATCTCTTGTCATAAATAAAGGTAACGGTATTTTTATTTCAATAAGATTATGGACATCTAACAATTGATATAAGTCTGCATTATTAATGATTATGCCGTCTTCTATGGTAACAACAGCCCCATTTAAAAATAATTTACAGGGATCTCCTAACGGTATTAATATCATGGTTTCATTTATACATCGTGCTAATTCAGTTGAGTAATGGTTTCTTATAGATATAGAACTAATCACAAATATCACCTTTGGCCTCAAATGGTACTATTATTAATAAGTAATAAAACTATTTTACAACTGTAAGCCCTTAAAAATGAATGGATATTAACAAAGATTAATAAAGGTATATTTAGAATTAATAATTAGAAGTTGGAAAGATAATTTTTAACTTATTAAAGAGAGAGTAGTAAAAAAAATATAGGTTTGATTAATAAATTTACTAAAAGTGAGTTAAAGGAATAGTTGTAAGAGAAAGTGTTCGGTTAAATATATGAAAAACAGGTTTCACATGGAAAGTGCATTTAAATGTATGAGTGGTTAATAATTATATTGTGTTACGAAGTATAACTTGAGAATCAGCAGTTTTAAAACATACATGAGTGAATAACACACGAATATTGAAAGAGATCTAAAATCACTGCCTGAAAGCGATTTTAGATCTCTTTTTTCAAATAAGCTTCTTGTGTATAAGCTTGAATTTGATAAGAATGCGGTTTTATATCATGTATTTTTAATGGGTGCATAAAGTTTAATTCTGGGAATGGAATATAACTATGATGATAGATGGCACATTGATAGAATTGATATAAAACACTAAAGCATTCTCTAAGAATATTATATAACTTGCATTGTAATGTTACAATATAATTTTTATTAGAATTATAATTCATACAACTTAAAGTAGGCTATAAAGAACTACGAAAGTTGTTAATATAGCTAAAATATAAAATTAATTTTTGAAAGTGCTATCTTTTTTTTATATAAAGGTCTAAAGATTTATAAACGACAAGCACGAATGAAATGATTAAAAATAAAGTGAATAAACCGTTAAACAAAGTGTTGTTAAAAATTTTAAAAATAGTAATTGAACTTAAAGTTTCTAAAAATACAGAACCGGTTGTTTTTACTTCAAAAATATCAAATACAAATAGCGTTAAAGTAATCAAGACCATATAACAGAACGCGATGAAAAAGAGATTGAATAAATCATGTGCAAATAATTTTCTCATAACAACCAGCCTCCTCTCTTACTTTTCTATATCCGATTTTAAGAATGTTAATGTTGCAATTTGTAAATTTACACAAAATTTACAAAGAGCCCCATAAAAAAATATTGAAAATACAATAGAACCTGTTTTAAATTATTGTGAAAGTGTATAAGAGTAAGTAAGTTTGATTTTTTATTTGTAAGAGGGAGGGTTAATATGTATAAAGCTATAATCTTTGATGTATATGGCACAATTTTTGATATATCATCTCTAAAAAATAATATGCCAGATTTTGATGATGATTTAGCGACCTCTATTGCAAAGTTGTGGAGAGAGACGCAAATGAGGCACATGTTTTTAAGGCAAGCAATGCAACGTTATATTTCATTTGATGAATTGACTAAAGAGACATTACGTTACGCTTTAGATGTTCATGAAATTCAATATAATCGTGAGGACGTTAATAGATTATTTGAAGCATATTTAGATTTAACCTATTTTAAGGAAATCCCTAGAGCATTATCAGATATAAAAGCAAAGAATATAGATTTGGGTGTGCTTTCAAATGGTAGTGATAATATGCTCATGCCATTAGTTGATAATTCAAAGATAGCTGAATATATCGATACCGTAATTAGCGTGGATGAAATTAAACAATATAAACCGAGTCCTGCTAGCTATGCACTCGTTTTAGAATATTATAAATTAAAGCGTGAAGATATTTTATTCGTATCATCGAATACATGGGATGTTACAGGCGCTGCCAATTTTGGATTTAACACGGTTTGGGTAAATCGAAAAAATGAAGTGTTTGATGAAAATGGTCAGCAACCTACTATTACAGTGAACAATCTTAATGAAATGGTAAAGTGGCTGGAAATGAATAAATAATTCTAAAAGAACATTTATATTATAATGGATAATAAACAAAGTAAAACGACAGATCTCATGTTATAGAGGTCTGTCGTTTTATGTCTGACTGAGCATAACTCAGTATATGAAGAACTTTTTATGAAAATAATTTTCGCTACTCATTTAATATATCATTTTATAGGAGATTTGTGACCTTACAGTA
It encodes the following:
- a CDS encoding D-ribitol-5-phosphate cytidylyltransferase; translated protein: MIYAGILAGGIGSRMGNVPLPKQFLDLDGKPILIHTVEKFLLTSEFDKIFIATPQKWISHTKDTLRKHNITDDRIEVVQGGSDRNETIMNIIHAVEVENGVNEEDVIITHDAVRPFLTRRIIKENIETVIQHGAVDTVIPATDTIITSDDGESIQSIPVRSEMYQGQTPQSFNIQLLKHTYNELSNENKKILTDACKILVVAGKPVKIVMGELYNIKITTPYDLKVANSIIKGGMSRD
- a CDS encoding alcohol dehydrogenase catalytic domain-containing protein produces the protein MINQVYQLVSPRQFEVTYNNEDIKSDKVIVRPLYLSICAADQRYYTGSRNHKVLEQKLPMSLIHEGVGEVVYDNKGIYHPGTRVLMVPNTPVEEDEVIAENYLASSKFRSSGYDGFMQDYVFMNHDRVVEIDEGIEDLSTIAYSELVTVSWHAIQRFERKSIAYKNSFAVWGDGNLGYITAILLHTVYPNAKIYVFGKTDYKLSHFSFVEKVFHIHDVPEGVTFDHGFECVGGKGSQSAINQIIDLISPEGTISLLGVNEYPVEVNTRLVLEKGLTLFGSSRSGVQDFKDIANLYKNHPDVVEKLALLKGNEFEVKNINDAVKAFEEDLSTSWGKTVIKWIM
- the tarL gene encoding teichoic acid ribitol-phosphate polymerase TarL; amino-acid sequence: MGKSKIIIDNIYWERIQLFIEGHVDDIIMNKHNFILRNLTETKELLANNVQINGNKFKARFNVAILDNGNYLPSGEYLLIYKGDYDYIGNINERLLDANEYELTEEQLEAYENQETENGKNNYLLNCYKWTFKKGGNSKTTEYTVRPMISSEVNEFVLNINFKVPVPKMNPVKEKMKELKLKYNQYSFNVRNTMFKFIFNTTKFFHLKKGNTVLFTSDSRADISGNFEYVYNEMLRQNLDEKYKIHCLFKSNISARRNFIDKFKFPYLLGKADYIFVDDFHPLLYTVNFRKSQEIIQVWHAVGAFKTVGYSRAGKKGGPFFNSVNHRNYTKAFVSSETDIPFYGEAFGIKEQNIIPTGVPRTDTLFDKNYEQQIVAEMEEVLPIIKGKKVVLFAPTFRGNGHHTAHYPFFKIDFARFARYCRENNAVVLFKMHPFVKNRLRIPREYEQYFVDVSDMREVNDILFITDILISDYSSLVYEFAVFKRPMLFYAFDLEDYITSRDFYEPYETFVPGKIVQSFDNLITSLDNEDYELEKVEPFLDKHFKYQDGRSSERLVRHLFGS
- a CDS encoding glycosyltransferase family 2 protein, with protein sequence MKFSIIVPSYNSEAYIKELMQSLQQQTFNKKDFEVILVDDCSTDDTLKIVEPFKNTLNLVVKQLEFNSGGPGKPRNTALEIAQGEYVFFVDSDDYINPDTLKDVAGFVDNNNADVVLVKMQGVNGRGVPKSMFQRTSDSVTLSNSRIMYTLSPTKFYRTSLLKKHGIVFPEDLKSAEDQLFTMKAYINAQKIAVLCDKPYYYATKREGEHMSSAYVSPKDFYQVMSLITEEIINSTLDNKDEVLAYFIDRHFSFSRTNNFSLKIADDKKQEWMDALGDFILKVPSRVDALLKDGLKPLLYYARKKDMNHYQIVEESYKNGGFYNFNAYQEGLEIQFDKDEPFFKFQQLTKPDLMLTQFNFNDKGFNLEVEFLKSIINPNQVATMIQLKLVSRNKKEMIYIPLAVNDQTRFKFGVTMDEIMPYLIKEKVWDIFLEMRIDNMTIEKRIGNKRKAYPYEAETSTITKNGNHYYRFTPYFTKDYDNLSFYVTQNRLNDMIEVKAVDKNTMQLRSLEFNYLISEGMTALMLGSDFTYGYLTTATDEKWMIYKLTLLNKIKTSELKKDFRIETPHLVLKY
- a CDS encoding MptD family putative ECF transporter S component, producing MKNNKIDVKDLINIGLFTAVYFIFIAPPGILGIIPIFMVLLPAMIGLIGAIPIMLLLSKTQKFGALTICGIVVSLILAIMGHPWIALILSVPIIIIADVIMSVGRYKSWKYNIVGYIVFSFWSVGNLLPFYFMRTSYLSFIREKYGANYEATVAGLFSFGMIPVIIITTIVGAWLGAYIAKGVLKKHFKRAGMI
- a CDS encoding energy-coupling factor transporter transmembrane component T; translation: MYNHIIKQDKLYNLDPRIKLALMIIVSLISLTGSVTGNQVIVRLLIMLIPVVLIVMIGKYVKGISALVLITCAWYGEAFITVGQSQFATLAIFIPSGIVTRFLPALVMGYYIFKTTQVEVLIVGLESLKLPRQITIPISVMFRFIPTIKVESALIRDAMKMRGISLRFALKKPIQYIEYRIVPMLSSVVKIGNELTVAAMTRGLNLTHRRTAIIKLKLSWLDWLFLGIGLLLYIAYYLL
- a CDS encoding ABC transporter ATP-binding protein; the encoded protein is MIEIKGLSFNYENEQKALNDINLTVNKGEVICLTGASGCGKTTLTRILNGAIPHFFKGHIEGEIIINNKDMKDQSIYDVSKESGSVFQNPRSQFFCLNTTSELAFEPENYGVNPTQIKSDIGYSAYQFNLEHLLDRGIFSLSGGEKQLIACTAIQVSGHALIILDEPSSNLDFKMITRLKSMIELWKSTGKTIVIAEHRLHYLIDVVDRFIVMEQGTIKKRYDNYTFNTLSLETLTSLGLRHTHLTHMKPKRVKSKSTTYLNLHNFYFRYKAKQPLALNIDKLKLPKGEVTALIGYNGSGKSTFARCLTGLERKFKGKVNNEKSVLTRNQRLNHVYMVFQDVNNQLFAENVEEELRLSNDQLSDEAIKSCLTRYGIASHIERHPLALSGGEKQRLAIASAVETQRDVLIFDEPSSGLDGKRMREMSEIINDLAQQGHTIIVITHDYELLLSCADEVLQLEAGSVVSQYRLDEYNLEKLQTFFEIEKPSDE